The sequence GCCACCACGCAATCGTCAGTAGCGTGGCCGTGCTTCTGGTGGAAAGCACAATATTTAGATTTGTCTACATTCTTAGTATCTTGGTAGGTACCGGCTTTCCTTGGTGGCTTGATTAGTTTTGAATTCAGAATCTCTTTGATTATGTCCTCTCGCTTAGTGTTGAACTGCATATAAGAATCAAATCGAGGGGTTAGTTTGAAACTTTTCTTACTGCTCGGAGTTTTATCTTCGTCTCTGTAATATGTTTTGTCAGACTTCCGAGCTTGTCTGAGTTCCTCGATATCAATTTGGCCTTTGGCTTTCTCGCGGAACTTGGAAAGGGTCTTTGGCTTGCTACCACGATGGTTTCTTGGAACTTCCTAGGTCGGAATCTGCTTTTGATTGAATGCAGATGGACCTCGGGGTGGAGGTCGGGTATGCTGATGGCGACTTTCATGAAGCGAGTCATGTAGTCCTTCAGGCTTTCATTTTGTCCCTGCTTGATCGTATTCAAATAATCCGAGTCATGCAGATAAATTGCAGATCCAGCGAAGTGTTCTTCAAATAGCTTGGCCAGCTGCTGAAATTGTGAGATAGAACCTGCAGGCAAAGCACAAagccaatcaagtgcaggaccgtctaaatAATTCGGAAAACAGCGGCATAACACAGTATCAGATGCACCGTTAACGATCATTATTGATGGGAATTTTTTGAGAAACTTTTTCGGATCTCCGAGCCCATCGTAAGGTGTGAGGGTCAGTGGTAGGGTGAATCTTCGTGGTAGTTCGAAGTTTATCACTTCTGGTGTGAAGGGTCCCACGGGTTCGTTGGGCTCTTCATTCTCGTCTTCAGGCTGAGCTCCCTCAACTCGAATCGTCTCCGAGACGTGGGAGGGGTCGGAATGATGTTCATTATCTTctggttgttgttgatgagtgTTGTTATTTTCGATCCGAGCATTGTTCAGCTCGGCGATTTGGGTAGccattctttgatttttttttgccaTACGCTGATTGACTTGTTGTAGCTCTGTTACCATCCGAAGAAGTTCGGATGGGGAAGGAGGTAGCACATCAGCCATGGATACGAGTGAAAGTATTgggaccaaaaagaaaaagatcTAGTTTTTTGGCCCCatggtgggcgccaattgttcttgcctGCGAAATAGATCGGCTTCCAGTGACGGATGACTGCCGAACTATCACCCTGGAGGCTGAACGTCCGATCCTTGTATCCGAGCTTTTCTTTCTGACGTGACGTGAGAGTGTGAGCAATGGAGAGGGGGAGGAGTGTACCTGCAAGGGCGCTCCAAAGCTTAAGTCAGTATAATGTATTATTCAAATTGTCTCAAGAAAATATCTTACCTTGCTTTTATATGATGGGTTTCTCGTCCGTTCTGTTCCGAGCATTATCGTCGGGTTTAAAAGGGTTGATAATGTAACTGACTGTTATCCGTTTGGACGTCGATTATGACGGGAATATTAAATGGCTGAGTTATAGCTCATAAAAGCCGAGTTATAACGTGCGATACCGAGTTATAACTCGTATTGATAACTGCCATATCAAATACAGTTCACAATTTCATAAAAATCTAAAGTACAATATGAATATAAAATACAAAGCAAATCAATGgtagaaaaaattttaataaaattttattataaataagcaCGAACCAAAAAAATACACAATAATATAATTACTAAACAAAATGCAgaacaattgaaaataaattaaaaaatgcgAAAGGTAATAGAGTAGTAAAAGGTAGCAGCAGCAGCAGAGGGTTGGGTTTGGACTTTTAgagtaattaaaattagttacatatttattttgatttttgattttttattaagaaaagttCTTTGGTATTGATGCTGGTTATCAGCATGGTATACTTTCAAGATGTGTCATAGTGAGAAGGTGATGCGTGAAAGGTGACTGCTGGTACATGGGTTATGCTTAACCATTTTTTcttcaatttatttattaaatatgtttacgaaatttaaatattttcaaaCCTATTCTCAAAATATTTATTTCATTGTACCTCTATTAtttcaatttgaattttaaatcctAATGTCCTTAAAATTTTTTCCACCACCATCTGCTAATACTTGTGCTTAACtaatctttttttaattaatttgttaacAAAGTTAAGGTAAATTTAACATATTTCAACCCTAGTTTCAAGTATTTTTAAATTCATTGAACCTTCAGTAGtacattttaattttaaattttcaaacttaatttccaaaaaaaaaatttccactGCAATCTACTTTCATATGGCTTTTTATGCCGTTAGAGAATTGACACATAAATTGCAATACATAATACTTTATTAACATCAAATATAATCTAATTACAACATAAAATTCAGCAAAATACACATAGCACCCACTTCTAATCAACACATTAGCCATCTAAACTGTTATTATAACCCGCAAATTCACTATCTAGCAGGGCTAAAAACATTCTATTTATATGAGAAAGAATCAGCTAACCGTAAATTTACTCTTATCATAAAGAAcaatgttttttaaattttttttctctcacCTATTAAATCATTACTACTCCAAACTTTAGTCCAAAAATACACTTAAGGTAGTGATCGTCAAAAAAAAtgctcaatattttttatttttcattatttttaaaaaatattttcttacatTCTCGACCTCtaatcatatctattttgcaTTACAAAACAATAAATATCATCATCGAGctcatagaaaaaaaaaatgcccAAAATCCACTATCCTTAACCAACACCTAACTATAACCCACGTACCAAACTACCTTCCACACGTCACCTTCTCATTATGACACACCTTAAAAGCATACCATGCTGATAACCAGCATCAGCACCAGAGAACTTCCCTTTTATTAAATAGTCAACATAGTATTAATAGTTTTATTagtcatttttaatttaatattaaaataagagcAATGCTTcgactaataaaatttattatttttgagcAACACTTTAAATCTTAAATATTACattataaatcttaaattttaaattttaattaaatctaataaaataattcaataaaataatagagtaaaatttaattatataatgagcgcaaataaattttattactaTATATT is a genomic window of Arachis ipaensis cultivar K30076 chromosome B06, Araip1.1, whole genome shotgun sequence containing:
- the LOC107646412 gene encoding uncharacterized protein LOC107646412, which encodes MADVLPPSPSELLRMVTELQQVNQRMAKKNQRMATQIAELNNARIENNNTHQQQPEDNEHHSDPSHVSETIRVEGAQPEDENEEPNEPVGPFTPEVINFELPRRFTLPLTLTPYDGLGDPKKFLKKFPSIMIVNGASDTVLCRCFPNYLDGPALDWLCALPAGSISQFQQLAKLFEEHFAGSAIYLHDSDYLNTIKQGQNESLKDYMTRFMKVAISIPDLHPEVHLHSIKSRFRPRKFQETIVVASQRPFPSSARKPKAKLISRNSDKLGSLTKHITETKIKLRAFNTKREDIIKEILNSKLIKPPRKAGTYQDTKNVDKSKYCAFHQKHGHATDDCVVAKDLLERLARQGHLDKYIGGHIQRRTTPSTANDSSEQQHRRKEKVPSSQHEKPRGIINCISGGYASEGSSNLARKRSFRAICSVDGPHREAHVATQLPQVTFTHTDFDSIIQNLDDHVVITLQLGDLLVRKVLLDPGSSADVLFYSTFQKMKLSNNILLSTGGDLVGFSPYNLILGRPFLNKFGAIVSTVHLCVKFPLQDDHVVTIHGDHKEARQCYNISIKLPNRSKQQVNNVHLTTNSSALADLDPRADFLERPMPSGDLQKVYFNNDPNKFTYVGTSISAVELKAITTFLQE